TTGGGGACGTAGGGATTGAGATCAGTGAAATAACATTAGTGAAGTCCAGCTGGCACTTCCCTCAAGGGGAGAACACAGTACAACCTCGGATGTAGGAGTCAGGAGTGCAGGGAATAGTAGAGGGAAAGGGATCTGTGAAATGCAGCTTGGCACTCAGAGAAGTCTTGATGGTTCATAGTCTTGATAGTTCAGCCCCCAAACCCATGCTGCTGGTCACTGTGCTTGGATAACTCACTCTAATAATTGGGGCTGaaaaaattgttagaaaaaaCTTATACTGAGGAGTTGATTGAATAGTGATCAATatgatttgtttttgtgtaaGTCATAGACAATGGGCGAAGAGGAAATATCTTGCCTGGAATATGGTTGCTCTTGCCTTCAACACTTGAAGACTTGACTTCAGCTTGaggaattttttttgttaaaggttTATTTgtaaaccttttaatttttttttttaccgtttatttatttttcagagagaaagagagagagagagagagagagagagagagagagagagagagagagaatgtgagcaggggagggggggaggggcagagagagagggagacacagaatgggaagcaggctccaggctctgagctgtcagcacagagccccacgcggggctcgaactcacgagctgtgagatggtgacctgagctgaagttggacacttaaccgactgagccacccaggtgccccaaggaattttttttaatggctctaACTTTGTTAAGTCTGGGTCTTGACCAGGTTGCCAACTTAAAATACAGAGAgcactgggctttttttttttttttttaacattttcttctgatatttcttTTACTCATATTTGCATTTCACAGAGTCAAGTGGCAgaagatatatttagaaatattttgggaGTATATGGGTAGGGTGGGTAGGAGGTCTCAAGGAGGTTTGGATGCCATTCTGATGGGTTTAGAGTTTATTTCAGGACAATTGGGAACAATTGAAGGTTTTTACCTCCCAATATAGAAACCagttcttttattctattttttaaatgtttatttatttatcagagagagattaggggtggggagaagggctgagagagagagagggagagagaaaatcccaagcaggctcctcagtgtcaacacagagcccaatgtgggggttaatctcatgaaccaggaaatcatgacctgagctataatcaagagttagatgcttaaccagctgagcaccCCAGAAAGAAGTTCTTCTAGAGACTGTTTTAAAGGTTGTATTGGTTTTCTATGGCTCctataacaaattatcagaaacagcttaaacaacacaaatttcttATGTTACAATACTGTAGGTCAGAAGTTTGACCAGTTTTaatgggctaaaatcaaagtgttgtCAAGGTTGTGCTTCTTGTTagagagaatccatttccttgcctattttggttgttgttagaattcagttccttgcaatTGTAGTACTAAAGTTCCCATTTCTTTGCTAGCTGGAAGCTGAGGTTCGCTCTCAGTTTCTAGAGACTGCTTACATTTCTTGCCTTGTAGCccccttcttccattttcaaaaccTGCAATGGCAGCTCAGGTCTTTCTCATGCTTTGAATCTCTGCTGCCTTTCTGTTGTCACATCTCTTTGCCCaaatattctctcttcttcttctatttttaacaGCCCATATGATTGCACTGGCCCCACccacataatccaggataatctccccatcctCAAGTCCATAAGCATAATCACAGCTGCAAAACTGactttttcatggaaaaaaaaccatatttatgggttctggggattagggtgtggacatctttggggagccattattctgcctaacACCAAGGTCTTTAATGTATagattgtgttttaaatttaggGAATAGGAAATATTATCCAAGGGTAGTGTGTGGTTGTTTCCTCAGTCTACATCTGTTGGAAGATTACCTATCCTTGTTCTGTATTCCCCAGTCTCTTGGATATCCAGAATTCCCTGATCATTTCCAGATTTGGGGCCCCGGAGTTCTCAGTTTTCAAGTTCTTTACCATGTCTTCAACCAGAGGACTGGTACCTGCTTTCTTGACCTTATTAATCCCATGGTCTGTGTGTAGCTAAGCCCAATTTCTGctcttccttcacctcctctCAGCCATTTCTGCTTCTGGAATCTTCCACTGCCCTGAGATTATACTCTTCTTGGATCTAGATGACTTCTTCACCCTGTTCTGGAGCTGCCAGGCTTCCTGTTGGACTTGATTTATGGCAGTGACCCTGTCCTGAAGTTCTCTTTGTTAGCCTCTTATGCATCCGCTAACTCTCTCCCTGTAGCATGCTGCAGTCAGTGTAGCAGTGAGAGGGAGCATGGCCATTCTTAGGAGAGATTATTCCAGTACCCAGGATTTTAGCCACAAGTGAAAGCTTCAAGCTCTTTGAATGATAAGAGAAGTAGCAGAAAAATAGAAGCCAAAATCTGTTGTGATGCCATAGACTCCCCTATAATTTTGAGGCTGAGAGCATGGGATTGAGAAACGATATTTGGAGGTTCTGTTCTAGGCTCTGATGTCTGTCAGCTTTGGATAATGTTAAGTACTCTCTTTtagtctcatttttctcatttgtaaagtgaggaTAAAAGATAATAACCTCAGAGGATTGTTGTGAGCATTAAACGAGATAATGGGTGTAACCCTACTACTGTGTGATGAGTGCTCACGTCATGTTTTGTCCTTGGTTCTTCACATCATTATGGGATATGGGCAGAGACACAACCAAGAAAACATAGGCTACTGGTGTAATGCATTTCtgtttggagatttttattttgcgTTTGGAGAAAATAGTGGCCTGTGTAGTCAATGACTAGAGCCAGTGGGATACAGAGAGAGTAGAAGGGTGTCATTTATCTTTAGTGATGTTCTCGATCCAGGAGGTATATTTGTGAACATTGGTGTAGATTCCGACATCCCCTCCCATGAAGTGTCCGACCTCGATTCCCTGGAGCTTGTTTTTGCAGATGACAATAGCGACGGCCACCTCCTACCAGAGAtcatgcagagggagagagacaagagagataTGATCGGATCTTCTCACAGGAGCCCTCTAGTCCCCCAGTTGGATGAGCCCTGCCTAGAGGTAGGCTCATGGGTTATGAAAACAGCACCGAATTGGGAGATAGGAAGCTGGAGTCATTTATCTAGCTTTGTTGTAACTAGCCTTGTTTCATCTtgagaaagtcagagaaaaaccTCTCTAGAACTCACATGTAAAATGAGTCAAACCCCATTTATTTGGACTGGTGAAGCGAGTTTCCCTTGTGAaaagtttgaattcttttttaaagcaatgccTGTTTTTTCTTGCAGCTATGAGAGTAATAAATCTAGCAAAGTGTTATTAACTAGAGGGATTGCATGCCACACTTTAATGGATAAAGGCATCTGTAAGGAGGGCCTGGTTCAGCCTTATCAAATTCTCAAAAGATTGCGAGAGGATGAGggctttctaattttctaatcGCTGTCACGATTAAACTAGACACATACAAGCAAATGAATGTTGAATATAGAGAAAAGATTACCCCAAAAATTCGGCTGAACACTTTCACAAATTTCACACATAAGGAGTTCCTGTGGCTTTTTCCTTGTTCAGTTTTCTGGCACTCTTTATCAGACATCACAGGAGCCTCCAGGTTCTGCCTTAAATCAGGATGCCTGCCTGAGGGAAGACAGGATAAAAAAGGTTGACTGCTCGCAATTGTTATTTAGACTCTCCAGTCACCGCCCTGTGTTTCAACtggtgttttgtgtgtatgtctgaAGAAAAAAGGGCTGAGAAAGGGCAAGGATCTTGTGCATGGTTATGAGAGTTAATCTAGAGGATTGAAAAATAGCCTGCATGTCTCTTTTAAGAAGTGGTTTTCTTTCCATCGTATCTAGTTTTGGAGGAATATGGGGTGACCTGACTCAAGTCCTCAGAGATGTCCCCTACGTGCAAAATGAGCCTGGATGCAAGGGAGGAAAACAGCGTCTCTGATGTGAACCATGTGTCTGGCACTCAGGAATAGTGTGGCCTGTGTGCAGAGTCCAATGGCCTGGTGGCCTCGGCTGCTGGAGCCTGCAGGAGGTAGCTCTGTGTCATCGTGTCATCACTGGGTTGGGAGGAGCTTTAGACTTCCGGATGAGTCTCTTTTTGCTAGCACCCTCATGGTCTCCAtccattctcctctcttctcttctcagctCTGTGGACATGGGTGACTGATGACCCTGATTTGCTGTGGAAGGTACACTCACCATTGTTATCTTGGCTCCAGTCCAAACCTGAGAGCAGACAGACAGTGCCTGGCCGGACATTGCTGGTGGCGAGGGAAAGTGGCTGGACTTTGTTGTTGAGGTTGGCAGGCTTAGCCAGCTTAATGAGCATGAGGTCATCCTGGGGGGCGCTATGGCTGTAGTTCCAGTAGCGGATAATCTGAATGGGGTTAATTGTCTGCTCTGTGCCATCTCTGACTCTGATCCTGAAATTTCCCAGCATCACTTTCAGGTttctggagggagaaggaggtgggagtAATCAccgtcaccatcaccaccaccaccaccaccaccaccaccatcaccatcatcatcaaagATATTAAATGTTATAATGTGTCAGGTACTATGCCAGTTGCTCGGTCTGGATTCTGGATTACCTCATTTACTACTTACAACAAAACTATGAAGTGGATTctatctttaatccatttaacaGATGATGGAACCACATAGCAGTAATTCCCCCATGGTCACACAGTAGGTGGTGGAGCCTTAACCACTGTGTTTTCATGTAGCATCCTTAATGTAGTAGAGAGGAAAATCACGCATGgcatagaaataatattttccctCCACTCCAGCTCCAGCTTCTCCAACTGAGCATTTCCATTCTGGTGGAGGTAAGACAATGGCA
This DNA window, taken from Panthera tigris isolate Pti1 chromosome A2, P.tigris_Pti1_mat1.1, whole genome shotgun sequence, encodes the following:
- the PRSS37 gene encoding probable inactive serine protease 37 produces the protein MKFIFYLGVLAGTVFSTHASVQKDDHAPYLVYLKSHFNPCVGVLIKNNWVLAPAHCYLPNLKVMLGNFRIRVRDGTEQTINPIQIIRYWNYSHSAPQDDLMLIKLAKPANLNNKVQPLSLATSNVRPGTVCLLSGLDWSQDNNGRHPDLRQNLEAPVMSDKECQKTEQGKSHRNSLCVKFVKVFSRIFGEVAVAIVICKNKLQGIEVGHFMGGDVGIYTNVHKYTSWIENITKDK